In Micromonospora sp. LH3U1, one genomic interval encodes:
- a CDS encoding M23 family metallopeptidase, with product MLGPVTTGRPTRVPTHRRTRGRTARVLLVLVAVAAVLGIALVVVPMLRPAGPRPLFQLPVSCGETWQLGTYPGHDDFDVDLFPTDGEAWGRPVLASYAGTVTEAGINGSLGGRTPDNPDGPRGRGGGYWVKIDHGGKWETQYLHMLEPPLVEVGQQVAQGDQIGRLGSTGNSGAPHLHYEQRRGWDKVETHFDGVPSGITTDDREYTVKRTSDNCRPAVS from the coding sequence ATGCTCGGGCCGGTGACGACCGGCCGCCCGACCAGAGTCCCCACCCACCGCCGCACCCGGGGCCGTACCGCCCGCGTCCTCCTCGTGCTCGTCGCGGTGGCGGCCGTCCTCGGCATCGCACTGGTCGTCGTACCGATGCTGCGACCGGCGGGGCCGCGCCCGCTCTTCCAGCTACCGGTCAGCTGCGGCGAGACGTGGCAACTCGGCACCTACCCCGGCCATGACGACTTCGACGTCGATCTTTTTCCCACTGACGGCGAGGCGTGGGGTCGCCCGGTGCTCGCGTCGTACGCCGGCACGGTCACCGAGGCGGGCATCAACGGGTCGCTGGGCGGCCGTACCCCGGACAACCCGGACGGCCCACGGGGGCGTGGCGGGGGTTACTGGGTGAAGATCGACCACGGTGGCAAGTGGGAGACGCAGTACCTGCACATGCTCGAACCTCCGCTGGTCGAGGTCGGTCAGCAGGTCGCCCAGGGTGACCAGATCGGGCGGCTCGGCAGCACCGGCAACTCCGGCGCACCACATCTGCACTACGAGCAGCGGCGCGGCTGGGACAAGGTCGAGACCCACTTCGACGGGGTGCCGTCGGGCATCACCACCGACGACCGCGAATACACGGTCAAGCGGACGAGCGACAACTGCCGTCCGGCCGTCTCCTGA